The DNA window ACCGCGGCGCCGCCACCGGTCCCCGCGTGATTCTCGCGCAAAACGACGTGGTCGAGAGTGACCTTGGCCGTGGCTGCCGCCGTCAAGGCCCGAACCGAGACGCCGCCACCGTAGGGACTGCCCGAGGCCGTGCCGTCGCGAATCGTCAATGACTCCAGGCGTACATGAGCCGAGCCGGTGGCGGGCTGAACGACGATCGCGGTTCCGCTGTCGTCTGGGTCGATGCGGGTCCCCGCAGGATCGAGGTTCCGCCAACCGAAGGAGGCGGTCCAGCCGCCTTCGATCGTCAGGTCAATCCCGGTGAGTACCTGAAGGGTCTCTGAGTAGAAGCCGTCGTGGACACGGATGGTATCTCCGGAAAGGGATTGGGACACCGCGTAGCCGATCGTGTGGCAAGGCGCGGAAGAGCTGGTACATGCACCGGCATCGGTGCCCGGGTGCTTGACGTACCGGACGGTGGCGTCACCGGCCGTCGCGCCACCCACGACAATGAGCACCGAAGCGAGGTAGCGGAGATTCCGCATAACAGGACTCCTTCAGTACGGGGGCGAACCCTTTGAAAGGGTACGCCCGCCCCGGATCTCCGCGCCCCGCCTTTCGGGGTAGGTCTCGACTTACGCCGTGACAAAAACCCAAGCCATGAAGGCCGCGACCCGCGTCCCAACTCGTTGAGCGAAAACGCGGTCTCAAGGCCCGCCTCGTCTACTCGGTGGTGATGCTGGTACTCAAGTACCCCATTCCCGTGAAGATTCCGTCGCCCCGGATGGGCCCGCAAGGCGATCGTTCGCTGGCCGAGCTGCGGCGCGAATGGGACGAGAATCAGCAGTGGCTGGGGGCCTATGCCGCGGGTCTCGTTCGTGACGGCGTCGCCAAGGCCGTCTTCGTTCACCCGGTCGCGGGCCCGATGACCGTGACCCAGGCGGTCGCGATGGATCAGCTTCATCTGGATAGGCATATTCGGCAGATCCGGAGGCGTCAGTACCTGATGGGCTGAGCGGCAGCGGCCGTCGTACAATCCATCTCGCATGCCGGATCAACTCCTCGAGGGTGCCGTCTTCTACGTCGTCTTCCTCTTCGCGGTCACCCTCCACGAAGCCGCCCATGCCTGGGCCGCGAAGCTCGGTGGTGACCTGACTGCCTACTACGGCGGCCAGGTCTCGCTCGATCCCATTCCGCACATCCGGCGCGAGCCCTTCGGGATGGTCATCTTGCCGATCCTGAGCGTGATTCTGACCGGGTGGCCGTTCGGCTTCGCCAGCGCGCCCTACGACCCGGACTGGGCTCGGCGTCACCCAAAGCGGGCTGGATGGATGGCCCTCGCCGGGCCCGGAGCCAATCTTCTGCTCGTGCTCGTCGCGGCGGCCATCATCTCGGTGGGCGTCAAGACGTCTGTTTTCACGGCCCCCTCGTCGGTCTTCTTCTCCCAGGTCACCGAGGCCGCGAGCGCGGGCCCGGCCCAGGCCGTCGCATTCGTTCTTAGCGTCTTCTTTTCGCTCAACCTGGTGCTCTTACTTCTCAACCTCATCCCCGTCCCGCCCCTCGACGGCTACGGCGCCCTGGCACTCGTCCTCCCCCGGTCCGCCCTCGAGGCCTACCAGGGCTTCAGCCGGCAGCCCATGATCGGCTGGGTCGGAATCCTGGTGGCCTGGAAGCTCTTCGG is part of the bacterium genome and encodes:
- a CDS encoding DinB family protein translates to MLVLKYPIPVKIPSPRMGPQGDRSLAELRREWDENQQWLGAYAAGLVRDGVAKAVFVHPVAGPMTVTQAVAMDQLHLDRHIRQIRRRQYLMG
- a CDS encoding site-2 protease family protein, with protein sequence MPDQLLEGAVFYVVFLFAVTLHEAAHAWAAKLGGDLTAYYGGQVSLDPIPHIRREPFGMVILPILSVILTGWPFGFASAPYDPDWARRHPKRAGWMALAGPGANLLLVLVAAAIISVGVKTSVFTAPSSVFFSQVTEAASAGPAQAVAFVLSVFFSLNLVLLLLNLIPVPPLDGYGALALVLPRSALEAYQGFSRQPMIGWVGILVAWKLFGSLYHPVFLFAVNLLYPGAQYG